The following proteins come from a genomic window of Corallococcus sp. NCRR:
- a CDS encoding alpha/beta fold hydrolase, whose amino-acid sequence MRLPLIVAVLLLSWHAGAEPAPTVPRFEPGACAVEVAATERIDCGLLVVPENRHKADSRPIRLPVTIFRGRAAKPLADPVLFMPGGPGLSAVEHMTSGKNNTLLDERDYIVLEQRGAKFAQPPLQCPEITKLKGEESAGRLRGPAAATALAQAAGRCRATLSASGVDLDGYTSEASADDIEDLRKVLGVARWNLYGVSYSTRLMLTVLRRHPGGVRSVVLDSVLPPEVNFDEVSATNVLRVLNQVFDGCAVDRECGARYPDLRARFAKLVADADRRPLKLAIRAAGGPAEIRGAQVVEAIYSAMHEPVQIPLIPKLIVDASEGRFEALSGLIRGNQGPSAMAWGLRYSVWCAEELPFEDAGRIAAQLSPAMGLGGLNEGTASPQECRAWNVPPAPAVENTPVKSDVPALVFAGEFDPDTPPEWGHRLLDSMPNAYPVDMRGRSHAASFNTCGASIVKAFLQDPSHPPAVDCALKRRGADFSLSVRPPP is encoded by the coding sequence ATGCGCTTGCCCCTCATCGTCGCGGTGCTGTTGCTCTCATGGCATGCCGGGGCTGAACCGGCTCCCACGGTTCCCCGCTTCGAGCCGGGCGCCTGCGCCGTGGAGGTCGCCGCCACGGAGCGCATCGACTGTGGCCTGCTGGTGGTGCCGGAGAACCGGCACAAGGCGGACAGCCGCCCCATCCGCCTTCCCGTGACGATCTTCCGCGGCCGTGCCGCGAAGCCCCTGGCGGATCCGGTGCTGTTCATGCCCGGAGGCCCGGGCCTCAGCGCGGTCGAGCACATGACCTCCGGCAAGAACAACACGCTGCTGGACGAGCGCGACTACATCGTCCTGGAGCAGCGCGGCGCGAAGTTCGCGCAGCCGCCGCTCCAGTGCCCGGAGATCACGAAGCTCAAGGGCGAGGAGTCCGCGGGCCGGCTGCGCGGTCCGGCGGCGGCCACCGCGCTGGCGCAGGCGGCGGGACGCTGCCGGGCAACGCTGAGCGCGTCGGGCGTGGACCTGGATGGCTACACCAGCGAGGCCTCGGCGGATGACATCGAGGACCTGCGCAAGGTGCTCGGCGTGGCGCGGTGGAATCTCTACGGCGTGTCGTACAGCACGCGGCTGATGTTGACCGTGCTGCGGCGGCACCCCGGAGGCGTCCGGAGCGTGGTGCTGGATTCGGTGCTGCCTCCGGAGGTGAACTTCGACGAGGTCTCCGCCACGAACGTGCTGCGCGTCCTGAATCAGGTGTTCGACGGGTGCGCGGTGGACCGCGAGTGCGGCGCCCGGTATCCCGACCTGCGCGCTCGCTTCGCGAAGCTGGTGGCCGACGCGGACCGTCGCCCCCTGAAGCTGGCCATCCGGGCGGCCGGCGGGCCGGCGGAGATCCGGGGCGCACAGGTGGTGGAGGCCATCTACTCCGCGATGCACGAACCCGTACAGATTCCCCTCATCCCGAAGCTCATCGTGGACGCTTCCGAGGGGCGCTTCGAAGCCCTGTCAGGGCTGATCCGTGGCAACCAGGGGCCCTCGGCCATGGCCTGGGGCCTGCGCTATTCCGTGTGGTGCGCGGAGGAGCTGCCGTTCGAGGACGCGGGGCGCATCGCCGCGCAGCTCTCACCCGCCATGGGACTGGGCGGCTTGAATGAGGGGACGGCCTCGCCGCAGGAGTGCCGCGCATGGAACGTCCCCCCCGCGCCCGCCGTGGAGAACACGCCGGTGAAGAGCGACGTGCCGGCGCTCGTCTTCGCGGGAGAGTTCGACCCGGACACGCCTCCGGAGTGGGGCCACCGGCTGCTCGATTCGATGCCCAACGCGTACCCCGTCGACATGCGGGGCCGCAGCCACGCGGCCTCGTTCAACACGTGCGGCGCGAGCATCGTGAAGGCCTTCCTCCAGGACCCCTCGCATCCGCCCGCCGTTGACTGCGCGCTCAAGCGGCGCGGCGCGGACTTTTCCCTGAGCGTGCGGCCCCCTCCCTGA
- a CDS encoding VOC family protein codes for MRITVMSVMVEDQSRALKFYTEVLGFVLKVDVPVGPKDRWLTVVAPDAQEGTQILLEPMGFAPSRVYQKALFDAGIPAASFGVDDCQAEYERMEKLGVVFKSKPTTLGPVTVAVFEDTCGNLIQIAQMM; via the coding sequence ATGCGGATCACTGTGATGAGCGTGATGGTGGAGGACCAGTCCAGGGCCCTGAAGTTCTACACGGAGGTCCTGGGCTTCGTGCTGAAGGTGGACGTCCCGGTGGGGCCCAAGGACCGGTGGCTGACCGTCGTCGCGCCGGACGCGCAGGAGGGGACGCAGATCCTCCTGGAGCCCATGGGCTTCGCGCCCTCGCGCGTGTACCAGAAGGCCCTGTTCGACGCGGGCATCCCGGCGGCGTCGTTCGGCGTCGATGACTGTCAGGCGGAATATGAGCGCATGGAGAAGCTCGGCGTGGTGTTCAAGAGCAAGCCCACCACCCTGGGGCCCGTCACCGTCGCCGTCTTCGAGGACACCTGCGGCAACCTCATCCAGATCGCGCAGATGATGTAG
- a CDS encoding glycoside hydrolase family 19 protein: MSHKGMIRGLSLLGVVGALAGCSGPEAEDTAPGAVGQVESAAVVSTITEGDYVIRSVRTNKCIDVASSSTADGAKVQQWDCNGTNAQKFHISPTSGGFWKIINVNSGKALDIVGVSTAENAVLHQWTYVDGANQQFQFINRGGTQFSFHPRHTGMAMDLSWGSFDNGTLIVQYPYYADRDNQRWTFDKVSGGGSGGTGFGGILTRDMFNTMFPGRNGFYTYDALIAAANTFPSVATTGDTDTRKREVAAFLANVSHETGGLVYIEEINKGDYCDTSWGPPGCSCAPGKRYFGRGPMQLSWNGNYCAAGNALGLPLQANPDLLAQDANAAWRTGFWFWTTQNGAGSMTAHNAIVNGAGFGETIRTINGSVECYGRNPGQVQSRIDKYLQFCSLLGVSPGNNLGC; this comes from the coding sequence ATGAGCCACAAGGGAATGATCCGCGGTCTGTCGTTGCTGGGAGTCGTGGGCGCGCTGGCGGGCTGTTCGGGGCCGGAGGCGGAAGACACCGCGCCAGGAGCCGTGGGCCAAGTGGAGAGCGCCGCCGTGGTGTCGACCATCACGGAGGGCGACTACGTCATCCGCTCAGTGCGGACGAACAAGTGCATCGACGTGGCGTCTTCCAGCACGGCGGACGGCGCGAAGGTGCAGCAGTGGGACTGCAACGGCACCAACGCGCAGAAGTTCCACATCTCGCCCACGTCCGGCGGGTTCTGGAAGATCATCAACGTCAACAGCGGCAAGGCCCTGGACATCGTGGGGGTCAGCACCGCGGAGAACGCCGTCCTCCACCAGTGGACCTACGTCGACGGCGCCAACCAGCAGTTCCAGTTCATCAACCGGGGCGGCACGCAGTTCAGCTTCCACCCGCGCCACACCGGCATGGCCATGGACCTGTCGTGGGGCTCCTTCGACAACGGGACGCTCATCGTCCAGTACCCGTACTACGCGGACCGGGACAACCAGCGCTGGACGTTCGACAAGGTCTCCGGCGGCGGGAGCGGCGGCACGGGCTTCGGGGGCATCCTCACCCGGGACATGTTCAACACCATGTTCCCCGGCCGCAACGGCTTCTACACGTACGACGCGCTCATCGCCGCCGCGAACACCTTCCCGAGCGTGGCGACCACGGGTGACACCGACACGCGCAAGCGCGAGGTGGCCGCGTTCCTGGCCAACGTGTCACACGAGACGGGCGGGCTCGTTTACATCGAGGAGATCAACAAGGGCGACTACTGCGACACGTCCTGGGGGCCGCCGGGGTGCAGCTGCGCTCCGGGCAAGCGGTACTTCGGACGCGGCCCCATGCAGCTGTCGTGGAACGGCAACTACTGCGCGGCGGGCAACGCGCTGGGCCTGCCGCTCCAGGCGAACCCGGACCTGCTGGCCCAGGACGCGAACGCCGCGTGGCGCACGGGCTTCTGGTTCTGGACCACGCAGAACGGCGCCGGCTCCATGACGGCGCACAACGCCATCGTCAACGGCGCGGGCTTCGGTGAGACCATCCGCACCATCAACGGGTCGGTGGAGTGCTACGGCCGCAACCCCGGCCAGGTGCAGAGCCGCATCGACAAGTATCTGCAGTTCTGCTCCCTGCTCGGCGTGAGCCCCGGCAACAACCTGGGGTGCTGA
- a CDS encoding type 1 glutamine amidotransferase domain-containing protein, giving the protein MASARRVLVPLPDHDFDVTEVAVPWRMLTDAGHEVVFATEKGHMPAADPLLLTGVLFGQLGADPEPKRFYGDLTLTEAFQKPLTWDAVTPSDFDALLLPGGHAPGMRQYLGSGALQAKVAAFWALQRPVAAICHGVLVLARTKAPATGKSVLHGTRTTCLPKYMERSAYLLTAWKLGRYYRTYPAYVEEEVMAALADPSHFERGPRVLSKRGTATDHAPAFVVEDGRYVSARWPGDAYLFTERFLKRL; this is encoded by the coding sequence ATGGCCTCCGCCCGCCGCGTCCTCGTCCCGCTGCCCGACCATGACTTCGACGTCACCGAGGTGGCCGTGCCCTGGCGCATGCTCACCGACGCGGGCCATGAAGTCGTCTTCGCCACGGAGAAGGGCCACATGCCGGCGGCGGATCCGCTGCTGCTCACCGGAGTGCTCTTCGGACAACTGGGCGCGGATCCGGAGCCCAAGCGCTTCTATGGCGACCTCACCCTCACGGAGGCCTTCCAGAAGCCGCTGACCTGGGACGCGGTGACGCCGTCGGACTTCGACGCGCTCCTGCTGCCCGGAGGCCACGCGCCGGGCATGCGGCAGTACCTGGGCAGCGGGGCACTCCAGGCGAAGGTGGCGGCGTTCTGGGCGCTCCAGCGGCCCGTGGCGGCCATCTGCCACGGCGTGCTGGTGCTGGCGCGCACCAAGGCCCCCGCGACGGGCAAGAGCGTGCTCCACGGCACGCGCACCACGTGCCTGCCCAAGTACATGGAGCGCTCCGCGTACCTGCTGACCGCGTGGAAGCTGGGGCGCTACTACCGGACCTACCCCGCGTACGTGGAGGAGGAGGTCATGGCCGCGCTCGCGGACCCGAGCCACTTCGAGCGCGGCCCCCGCGTCCTGTCCAAGCGCGGCACCGCCACGGACCACGCGCCCGCCTTCGTGGTGGAGGACGGGCGCTACGTGTCCGCGCGGTGGCCGGGGGACGCGTACCTCTTCACGGAGCGCTTCCTGAAGAGGCTGTGA
- a CDS encoding carboxypeptidase-like regulatory domain-containing protein, with translation MRFLFHVLPCLVLLLASAPTSAQSDSAIFGTVIDAATRKPIPDMVVTAVSSSRGEEEVVVTDLQGNFRIHHLPPGRYTLRFERMYYHLYVRADLQFQEGHSLRVHAEVVPDPNAPSVACGPPRPDFDAGLPMDAPPAPAVVSPPPPPP, from the coding sequence ATGAGGTTCCTGTTCCACGTCCTGCCATGCCTCGTCTTGCTGCTGGCCTCTGCCCCCACGAGCGCACAGTCCGACAGCGCCATCTTCGGCACCGTCATCGACGCCGCGACCCGGAAGCCCATCCCGGACATGGTCGTCACCGCGGTCTCGTCCTCCCGCGGGGAGGAAGAGGTCGTGGTCACGGACCTCCAGGGGAACTTCCGCATCCATCACCTGCCGCCGGGGCGCTACACGCTGCGCTTCGAGCGGATGTACTACCACCTGTACGTGCGCGCGGACCTCCAGTTCCAGGAAGGGCACTCCCTGCGGGTGCACGCCGAAGTGGTTCCCGACCCGAACGCGCCCAGCGTCGCGTGCGGGCCCCCTCGTCCCGATTTCGATGCGGGTCTGCCGATGGACGCTCCCCCGGCTCCTGCCGTCGTGAGCCCTCCGCCGCCGCCCCCCTGA
- a CDS encoding response regulator transcription factor: MTTAAPTVLVVEDDPNLRLALRDNLEHQGGYAVEEAATVKEAREQLSRRDFQLILLDVMLPDGDGYALCRSLREEGVGVPVLMLTARTLEEDVVRGFESGAQDYLGKPYRLRELLARVGAHLRRGGVAPAKVLRFAGYSVDLDRRRVDSPEGAEVELTRKEFDLLAFFLKERERALKRDEILDAVWGTDVVVDPHTVDNFVSSLKRKLKWTSASRFSIQTVRGVGYRMEVERGS, encoded by the coding sequence ATGACCACCGCCGCCCCCACCGTCCTCGTCGTGGAGGACGACCCGAACCTGCGGCTCGCGCTGCGCGACAACCTGGAGCACCAGGGCGGCTATGCCGTGGAGGAAGCCGCCACGGTGAAGGAGGCGCGCGAGCAGCTCTCCCGCCGCGACTTCCAGCTCATCCTCCTGGACGTGATGCTGCCGGACGGAGACGGCTATGCGCTCTGCCGCTCGCTGCGAGAGGAGGGCGTGGGCGTGCCGGTGCTGATGCTCACCGCGCGCACGCTGGAGGAGGACGTGGTGCGCGGCTTCGAGTCCGGCGCGCAGGACTACCTGGGCAAGCCCTACCGGCTGCGCGAGCTGCTCGCGCGAGTGGGAGCCCACCTGCGGCGCGGCGGCGTGGCCCCGGCGAAGGTCCTGCGCTTCGCGGGCTACAGCGTGGACCTGGACCGGCGGCGCGTGGATTCCCCCGAGGGCGCGGAGGTGGAGCTGACGCGCAAGGAGTTCGACCTGCTGGCCTTCTTCCTGAAGGAGCGCGAGCGGGCGCTCAAGCGCGACGAAATCCTGGACGCCGTGTGGGGCACGGACGTGGTGGTGGATCCGCACACCGTGGACAACTTCGTCTCCAGCCTGAAGCGCAAGCTCAAGTGGACCAGCGCGTCCCGCTTCTCCATCCAGACCGTGCGCGGCGTGGGCTACCGTATGGAGGTCGAGCGCGGTTCCTGA
- a CDS encoding sensor histidine kinase, which yields MPRRLLPTLVALVLGLAGLGVGLGYLHRIFAAEREDARASLRSRREALEQYARASLSQALREGLEGARGTLAAAKEDPLVATPGLYLREQGEQVLPRLALFDTAGDAPAKDRYARLRAGTEVADEDEGPWKERLERMALVEQSLKAKDRRATQLSLMALLQHRARFVLASTRDLPSMLVVLEDVAARGDVVPELMRALVRDGLLDGQGGGRLEGLQRLLLLKRSRFTPEDFDFLRGKVVALSTRVGVPVADFEARARELASTPLPLPEDVREPLLARSGWYLEPLQGSDVRGLALDLSGLLAGLTREMRERGLLKADGHVTLPGDAPVLTLASLPVAVESSEWALGEEALERRYRIKTLMLALCAVLALTIAALAFVAQQRKYRFLELKSDFVATVSHELRTPLASIRLLAETLEWRVAEGADAKDYPARIIREADGLGFLVENLLSFNRIDKGRWVPKLAPVRLDELISNLRRDLESGAPVPVELTANVDARELNADAQLLRLLLANLARNACAYNTRSPVRLHVQTLSGGRVHFTDNGTGIPETEWERVFGEFYRLSGRDGREVPGSGLGLALCRKIARLHGGTLRVAASSPEGTTFELTLPEYRPDARSIA from the coding sequence GCCCACCCTCGTCGCCCTCGTGCTCGGCCTCGCCGGGCTCGGGGTGGGCCTGGGCTACCTCCACCGCATCTTCGCCGCGGAACGCGAGGATGCACGGGCCTCGCTCCGCTCCCGGCGCGAGGCCCTGGAGCAGTACGCCCGCGCATCGTTGAGCCAGGCGCTGCGCGAGGGCCTGGAGGGCGCGCGCGGCACGCTGGCGGCGGCGAAGGAGGATCCGTTGGTGGCCACGCCGGGGCTGTACCTGCGGGAACAGGGGGAGCAGGTCCTGCCTCGGCTGGCGCTGTTCGACACGGCCGGGGACGCGCCCGCGAAGGACCGCTACGCCAGGCTGCGCGCGGGCACGGAGGTCGCGGACGAGGACGAGGGCCCGTGGAAGGAGCGGCTGGAACGGATGGCGCTGGTGGAGCAGTCGCTGAAGGCGAAGGACCGGAGGGCCACGCAGCTGTCGTTGATGGCGCTGCTCCAGCACCGGGCCCGCTTCGTGCTCGCGTCCACAAGGGACCTGCCCTCGATGCTGGTGGTGCTGGAGGACGTAGCGGCGAGGGGCGACGTGGTGCCAGAGCTGATGCGGGCCCTGGTGCGCGACGGGCTCCTGGACGGCCAGGGCGGTGGACGGCTGGAGGGATTGCAGCGGTTGTTGTTGCTCAAGCGCTCGCGCTTCACGCCGGAGGACTTCGACTTCCTGCGCGGGAAGGTGGTGGCGCTCTCCACGCGCGTGGGCGTGCCGGTGGCGGACTTCGAGGCGCGGGCGCGCGAGCTGGCTTCGACGCCGCTGCCCCTTCCCGAGGACGTGCGGGAGCCATTGCTGGCGCGGTCCGGCTGGTACCTGGAGCCACTCCAGGGGAGCGACGTGCGCGGGCTGGCGCTGGACCTGTCAGGGCTCCTTGCGGGGCTCACCCGCGAGATGCGGGAGCGCGGCCTGCTGAAGGCGGATGGACACGTGACCCTGCCGGGGGATGCGCCGGTGCTGACGCTGGCGTCGCTGCCGGTGGCGGTGGAGTCGTCCGAGTGGGCCCTGGGCGAAGAGGCGCTGGAGCGCCGCTACCGGATCAAGACGCTGATGCTGGCCCTGTGCGCGGTGCTGGCGCTCACCATCGCGGCGCTGGCCTTCGTGGCGCAGCAGCGCAAATACCGTTTCCTCGAATTGAAGAGCGACTTCGTGGCCACGGTGTCGCACGAGCTGCGCACGCCGCTGGCCTCCATCCGGCTGCTCGCGGAGACGCTGGAGTGGCGGGTGGCGGAGGGCGCGGACGCGAAGGACTACCCCGCGCGCATCATCCGCGAGGCGGACGGGCTGGGCTTCCTGGTGGAGAACCTGCTGTCCTTCAACCGCATCGACAAGGGGCGCTGGGTGCCGAAGCTCGCGCCGGTGCGGCTGGACGAGCTGATCTCCAACCTGCGCCGCGACCTGGAGTCCGGCGCGCCGGTGCCGGTGGAGCTGACGGCGAACGTGGACGCGCGCGAACTGAACGCGGACGCGCAGCTGTTGCGGCTCCTGCTGGCGAACCTGGCGCGCAACGCGTGCGCGTACAACACCCGCAGCCCCGTGCGGCTGCACGTCCAGACGCTGTCCGGAGGCCGCGTGCACTTCACGGACAACGGCACCGGCATCCCGGAGACCGAGTGGGAGCGCGTCTTCGGCGAGTTCTACCGGCTGTCCGGACGCGACGGCCGCGAGGTGCCCGGCAGCGGGCTGGGGCTCGCGCTGTGCCGGAAGATTGCCCGGCTGCACGGAGGCACGCTGCGCGTGGCGGCCTCCAGCCCCGAAGGCACGACCTTCGAATTGACCCTCCCCGAGTACCGGCCCGACGCCCGGAGCATCGCATGA